A part of Paenibacillus donghaensis genomic DNA contains:
- the pgmB gene encoding beta-phosphoglucomutase yields MKPAIVAVIFDLDGVIVSTDDKHYEAWLSISREEGIPFDRTINDRLRGVSRMESLGIILEQAERPYTEQEREALADRKNSCYQELLAGITEADLLPGVRDTLAELKRRGIRAAIGSSSKNARLILSRLGITGDFDIIVDGNDIMRSKPDPEVFVTAAARLGAAPAACLVVEDAEAGIAAAVAAHMTPVAIGPACGSPLAQFQIQSLHELPALLE; encoded by the coding sequence ATGAAGCCTGCAATTGTGGCAGTTATTTTTGATCTGGACGGAGTGATCGTATCGACAGACGACAAGCATTATGAAGCTTGGCTGAGCATCAGCCGGGAAGAAGGCATCCCGTTCGACAGAACAATCAACGACCGGTTGCGGGGTGTCAGCCGGATGGAGAGCCTGGGGATTATTCTGGAGCAGGCGGAACGCCCGTATACGGAACAGGAAAGGGAGGCACTCGCTGACCGCAAGAACAGTTGCTATCAAGAGCTGCTTGCAGGCATTACGGAGGCGGATCTTCTGCCCGGTGTCCGGGACACCCTTGCGGAGTTGAAGAGACGCGGAATACGGGCAGCGATTGGCTCCTCCAGCAAGAATGCCCGCCTCATTCTGTCCCGTCTGGGGATTACCGGCGATTTTGACATTATCGTTGACGGGAACGACATCATGCGCAGCAAACCGGATCCGGAGGTGTTTGTCACGGCGGCTGCCCGTCTGGGGGCTGCGCCTGCTGCTTGCCTAGTGGTTGAAGACGCCGAGGCGGGCATCGCCGCTGCAGTTGCCGCACATATGACGCCCGTAGCCATAGGCCCGGCCTGCGGAAGTCCGCTGGCACAATTCCAAATCCAAAGCCTTCACGAGCTGCCGGCGCTTTTGGAATAG
- a CDS encoding DUF5605 domain-containing protein, which yields MASHRETKIGYIWANPAGRKVLLNYLPHLEDSPYLSFIKMKTLPMLAVANDTWTWPEGLLETILSELEQIPAHPEEVFPIPAEDYEDEHILAGSAGVTAPGSAERWSVFELELHGPQHGNPFMDVRLEAEFHQNERSLRIHGFYDGDGSHKLRFMPDTEGVWTYRTFSNARSLDGIQGQFECTPPAADNHGPVRVRATFHFAYEDGKPYYPIGTTCYAWNHQPEELERETLTTLRTAPFNKLRMCVFPKFYQFNTGEPVYYPYEGSLEAGWDVTRFNPVFFRHLEEQIGKLGALGIEADLILFHAYDRWGFAEMSASADERYLRYITARLSAFRNVWWSIANEYDLMWAKEPEDWERYAEIVTSSDPYHHLASIHNCFTFYDYSRPWITHCSVQRIDVYKTAENTDEWRTRWNKPIVIDECAYEGNIDLGWGNITGEEMTRRFWEGAVRGGYVGHGETYLDPDDILWWSKGGRLHGSSPERIGFLREIIEEAPGGGLNPLKSEWDVPCAGLADEYYLFYYGFNQPSYRTYNMKPGITYKANLIDTWNMTIQELEGRYEGSFRLELPGKPYMAVRLSAVKE from the coding sequence ATGGCATCACATCGTGAGACGAAGATTGGCTATATCTGGGCAAACCCCGCAGGCCGGAAAGTGCTGCTGAATTATTTGCCGCATCTGGAGGATTCACCTTATCTGTCGTTTATCAAAATGAAAACCTTGCCCATGCTTGCGGTAGCAAACGATACCTGGACCTGGCCTGAAGGCCTGCTGGAGACGATCCTGTCCGAGCTAGAGCAGATTCCCGCCCATCCGGAAGAGGTGTTTCCCATACCGGCGGAGGACTATGAAGATGAACATATCCTTGCTGGGTCGGCCGGTGTAACCGCGCCGGGTAGTGCTGAACGCTGGAGCGTCTTCGAGCTTGAACTGCACGGCCCGCAACACGGGAATCCGTTCATGGATGTACGGCTTGAGGCGGAATTCCACCAGAATGAACGGTCGCTGCGCATCCATGGATTTTACGACGGGGACGGCAGCCACAAGCTGCGTTTTATGCCGGATACGGAAGGCGTGTGGACCTACCGGACCTTCAGCAATGCCCGTTCGCTGGATGGTATCCAGGGACAATTCGAATGTACACCGCCTGCGGCGGATAACCACGGCCCTGTCCGTGTGCGGGCTACGTTCCACTTCGCTTATGAAGACGGGAAGCCGTATTATCCGATAGGCACGACTTGCTACGCCTGGAATCACCAGCCGGAGGAACTGGAACGGGAGACGCTGACTACACTTCGCACCGCCCCATTTAACAAGCTGCGGATGTGCGTGTTTCCGAAGTTTTATCAGTTTAATACGGGCGAGCCGGTCTATTATCCGTATGAAGGTTCGCTTGAAGCGGGGTGGGATGTAACGCGGTTCAACCCGGTCTTCTTTAGGCACCTGGAAGAGCAAATCGGCAAACTGGGTGCGCTAGGCATCGAAGCCGACCTGATCCTGTTCCATGCCTATGACCGCTGGGGGTTCGCGGAAATGTCCGCCAGTGCGGATGAACGGTATTTGCGATATATCACAGCCAGACTATCCGCGTTCCGCAATGTCTGGTGGTCCATAGCCAATGAATATGATCTGATGTGGGCGAAGGAGCCTGAAGATTGGGAACGTTATGCGGAGATTGTTACGTCAAGCGACCCTTATCACCACCTGGCCTCTATTCATAACTGTTTCACGTTCTATGATTATTCGCGGCCCTGGATTACCCATTGCAGCGTTCAGAGGATTGACGTTTACAAGACTGCGGAGAATACTGACGAATGGCGTACCCGCTGGAATAAGCCGATTGTCATTGACGAATGTGCCTACGAAGGCAATATCGACCTGGGCTGGGGCAATATTACCGGTGAAGAAATGACCCGTCGTTTCTGGGAAGGCGCGGTCCGGGGGGGCTATGTAGGGCACGGAGAGACCTACCTTGATCCGGATGATATTTTGTGGTGGTCCAAGGGGGGGCGGCTGCATGGAAGCAGCCCGGAGCGAATCGGTTTTTTACGTGAAATCATCGAAGAGGCGCCCGGAGGGGGCCTGAATCCGCTAAAGTCGGAATGGGATGTTCCCTGCGCTGGCCTCGCGGACGAGTATTATTTATTCTATTATGGCTTCAATCAGCCCAGCTACCGGACGTACAACATGAAGCCGGGAATTACCTACAAAGCGAATCTTATCGATACGTGGAATATGACGATTCAGGAACTGGAAGGCAGATATGAAGGGAGCTTCCGTCTGGAGCTTCCGGGCAAGCCGTATATGGCTGTTCGGTTATCCGCAGTGAAGGAATGA